From the bacterium genome, one window contains:
- a CDS encoding protein kinase, producing MTEPVDKARWQRIAVLLDELLELPEAERPGRLVALCEHDDELRAEIEALLEVEGQTGLLDSPAGDYLATLIQEAEEKIKHDKAGVEPALTPGSGSTRSRPPEANDARFLPGTLLAGRYRIVNRLGGGGMGEVFRADDLKLGQAVALKFLSQELTGSEEVKARFLNEIKLARQIAHPNVCRVYDVGETDGQLFLSMEHVQGEDLASLLKRIGRLPREKATQIAQQLCAGLAAAHAEGILHRDLKPANVMLDERGRVRITDFGLAGFVGEFERAELIAGTPAYMSPEQLAGKGVSVQSDLYALGLLLYELFTGKRAFEGTSWQEVRRARESPPSTPSSHVSGIDPTVERVILRCLEEDPGERPSAALEVAATLPGGDPLAAALAAGETPSPEMVAAAGPEGRLRPGIVGLLLVVTLALLGIVAYLTPKSSVFGLVPPMKPVAVLVDDTREMLAGLGYDEPPTDLVYYISQDFDYTRFLAATDRSPSRWQPLAAPGQVALRFEYRQSPRPFEPLSWTGRVTADYPPAREGDISVITDLRGRLRAFSVVPAAVSLESPSPAFADWRPMFDAAGLEMSAFQPATPTRQPRAFSEVRAAWIGTLPELGLPVRIEAAAAGARPTFFECILPSSPNWTEPGSDEVPKTTTEAPGGLSWIILWLTFNWMIVVLPVILALRNLRLGRGDRRGASRLAAAVFTLRLLWWVFAGHHVPRLGYEISLLGNAVARCLFVAAVAWVLYVAIEPHTRRLWPGTLISWSRLLAGRVRDPLVGQHLLVGAVGGLFLVLPGHVLYFLIPQWLGWSDPPFPTSYPIWVFHTPTTDPLLGSRVAFAALASTMMGTLWLSLGFLSVLIALLVLVRRKWLAVPLFVLFIGAFAPPVLLGGKGLGVTLGLLMAALFSWLITRFGLLATVTGMFTMCVLVVFPVTLDPSVSYFGTSLFALAIVAGLAGFGAWTSLGRRPTAVREG from the coding sequence GCCGAACGACCCGGTCGGCTCGTGGCATTGTGCGAACACGACGACGAGCTGCGCGCCGAAATCGAAGCGCTCCTGGAGGTGGAAGGGCAGACGGGACTTCTCGACTCCCCGGCCGGCGACTACCTGGCAACGCTGATCCAGGAGGCGGAGGAGAAGATAAAGCATGACAAAGCGGGCGTTGAGCCAGCGCTCACACCGGGGTCCGGCTCGACCCGCTCGCGCCCACCCGAAGCCAACGACGCCCGCTTCCTGCCGGGAACTCTCCTCGCTGGACGCTACCGGATCGTCAACCGTCTGGGCGGTGGAGGCATGGGAGAAGTGTTCCGCGCTGACGATCTCAAGCTCGGCCAGGCGGTGGCGCTCAAGTTTCTGTCGCAGGAACTGACCGGCAGTGAGGAAGTCAAGGCGCGGTTCCTGAACGAGATCAAACTGGCGCGGCAGATCGCCCATCCCAACGTCTGCCGGGTCTACGACGTGGGCGAGACCGACGGGCAGCTTTTTCTGTCGATGGAGCACGTCCAGGGCGAGGACCTGGCGTCACTGCTCAAGCGGATCGGCCGGCTGCCGCGGGAAAAAGCAACCCAGATCGCGCAGCAGCTCTGCGCGGGCCTGGCGGCGGCCCACGCCGAGGGGATCCTGCACCGGGACTTGAAGCCGGCCAACGTGATGCTGGACGAACGCGGGCGAGTGCGGATCACCGACTTCGGGCTGGCGGGATTCGTGGGGGAGTTCGAGCGTGCTGAGCTGATAGCGGGAACGCCCGCCTACATGTCCCCCGAGCAGCTGGCGGGGAAAGGAGTCTCGGTCCAAAGCGACCTCTACGCCCTGGGACTGCTTCTCTACGAGCTCTTCACCGGCAAGCGAGCGTTCGAGGGAACTAGCTGGCAGGAGGTGCGGCGGGCACGGGAGAGCCCGCCGTCGACGCCGTCGAGTCACGTCTCGGGGATCGACCCGACCGTCGAGCGGGTGATTCTGCGCTGCCTCGAAGAGGATCCGGGCGAAAGGCCGTCGGCGGCGCTCGAGGTCGCGGCTACGCTACCGGGCGGCGACCCTCTGGCCGCCGCCCTGGCGGCCGGCGAGACGCCGTCGCCCGAGATGGTGGCGGCCGCGGGGCCGGAAGGGAGGCTCCGACCCGGAATCGTTGGCCTCCTGCTGGTCGTGACGTTGGCCCTGCTCGGCATCGTCGCCTATCTGACGCCCAAGTCGTCGGTCTTCGGCCTGGTGCCGCCGATGAAGCCGGTCGCAGTACTGGTGGACGACACCCGCGAGATGCTCGCCGGCCTCGGCTACGACGAGCCACCGACAGACCTGGTCTACTACATCAGCCAGGATTTCGACTATACCCGCTTCCTGGCAGCCACCGACCGCAGTCCGTCGCGCTGGCAGCCCCTCGCGGCCCCCGGACAGGTCGCCTTGCGCTTCGAGTACAGGCAGAGTCCGCGTCCGTTCGAGCCTCTCAGTTGGACCGGAAGAGTGACCGCGGACTACCCCCCGGCACGGGAAGGAGATATCTCGGTGATCACCGACCTTCGCGGCAGGCTGCGCGCTTTTTCCGTCGTGCCGGCGGCCGTTTCCCTGGAGAGCCCGTCGCCGGCCTTCGCCGACTGGCGGCCAATGTTCGATGCCGCTGGGCTCGAGATGAGTGCTTTCCAGCCGGCGACCCCGACCCGCCAGCCCCGCGCCTTCTCCGAGGTGCGGGCCGCATGGATCGGAACCCTCCCCGAGCTGGGGCTCCCCGTCCGCATCGAGGCTGCAGCTGCCGGGGCAAGACCCACCTTCTTCGAGTGCATCCTGCCTTCCTCCCCCAACTGGACCGAACCCGGCTCAGACGAGGTTCCTAAAACTACGACGGAGGCTCCCGGGGGCCTCTCCTGGATCATCCTCTGGCTTACGTTCAACTGGATGATTGTCGTTCTGCCCGTGATCTTGGCACTGCGCAACCTCCGGCTCGGGCGAGGGGACCGCCGGGGAGCCAGCCGCTTGGCCGCAGCAGTGTTCACGCTCAGGTTGCTCTGGTGGGTCTTCGCGGGTCATCACGTTCCCCGCCTCGGGTACGAGATCAGCCTACTGGGCAACGCGGTGGCTCGCTGTCTCTTCGTCGCGGCCGTGGCCTGGGTGCTCTACGTGGCAATCGAGCCGCACACGCGGCGTCTCTGGCCCGGGACTCTCATCTCGTGGAGCCGCCTGCTCGCGGGTCGGGTGCGGGACCCGCTGGTGGGTCAGCACCTCCTGGTGGGTGCCGTCGGGGGCCTCTTCCTTGTACTGCCCGGGCACGTGCTCTACTTCCTGATCCCGCAGTGGCTCGGCTGGTCGGACCCGCCTTTTCCGACCTCCTACCCTATCTGGGTCTTCCACACGCCCACCACGGATCCTCTCCTCGGCAGCCGAGTCGCTTTCGCCGCTTTGGCCTCGACCATGATGGGCACTCTCTGGCTCTCCCTCGGGTTCCTGTCGGTCCTGATCGCTCTCCTCGTTCTGGTTCGAAGGAAGTGGCTCGCGGTGCCACTCTTCGTGCTGTTTATCGGCGCCTTCGCGCCCCCGGTGTTACTCGGCGGCAAAGGGCTCGGAGTGACGCTCGGGCTCCTCATGGCAGCTCTATTCTCCTGGCTCATCACCCGGTTCGGCCTGCTCGCCACGGTCACCGGCATGTTCACGATGTGTGTCTTAGTCGTTTTCCCGGTCACGCTGGATCCCAGCGTTTCCTATTTCGGCACGTCGCTTTTCGCCCTCGCGATCGTGGCTGGTCTGGCCGGGTTTGGGGCATGGACCTCGCTCGGCAGGCGACCTACCGCGGTGCGGGAGGGCTGA